In Nitrospirota bacterium, one DNA window encodes the following:
- the thiS gene encoding sulfur carrier protein ThiS yields the protein MHIVLNGEKREVPDELTVGSLLAHLNIQPQRVAVELNEMIVRKERYEQSVVRDGDSLEVVSFMGGGGFSAMVVRTGPFRGTFNKKIEK from the coding sequence ATGCATATTGTTCTGAATGGAGAAAAAAGGGAAGTCCCCGACGAACTGACGGTCGGCTCCCTGCTCGCACATCTGAATATCCAGCCGCAGCGCGTGGCCGTTGAGCTGAACGAGATGATTGTCAGGAAAGAACGCTATGAACAGTCCGTTGTCAGGGACGGCGATTCTCTAGAAGTCGTCAGCTTCATGGGCGGCGGAGGTTTTTCAGCAATGGTTGTCCGTACCGGTCCCTTTCGGGGAACGTTTAATAAGAAGATAGAGAAGTAA
- a CDS encoding TMEM165/GDT1 family protein codes for MTAFLTSLAIVFLAEMGDKTQLLAMAFATRFRWQTVMGGVLAATAANHFFAVLAGKYLTSFIPLSSVKIGAAVSFILFGLWTIRGDKLHDEDKRFNFSPFWTVTAAFFLAEMGDKTQLATVALAADFNAVIPVWVGTTAGMLIADAFGIVIGVVLHKRIPEKQIKWFSAVVFILFGLWGLYGPVMQQMGK; via the coding sequence ATGACGGCGTTCCTCACGTCGCTGGCGATTGTATTTCTTGCCGAGATGGGTGACAAGACCCAGCTCCTGGCCATGGCCTTTGCCACGAGGTTTCGCTGGCAGACGGTCATGGGGGGGGTGTTGGCCGCAACGGCCGCGAACCACTTTTTCGCTGTCCTGGCCGGGAAGTACCTTACATCGTTCATCCCTCTCTCCTCCGTTAAGATCGGTGCAGCGGTATCGTTCATTCTCTTCGGGCTCTGGACCATCCGCGGGGACAAACTGCATGATGAGGACAAGCGGTTCAACTTCAGCCCCTTTTGGACGGTAACGGCCGCTTTTTTCCTGGCCGAGATGGGGGATAAGACCCAGCTGGCCACCGTGGCACTTGCCGCCGATTTCAATGCCGTCATACCGGTATGGGTGGGGACAACAGCAGGAATGCTGATCGCGGACGCTTTCGGTATCGTCATCGGAGTTGTACTGCACAAAAGGATACCGGAAAAACAAATCAAATGGTTCTCAGCCGTCGTTTTCATCCTTTTCGGGCTCTGGGGATTATATGGGCCTGTGATGCAGCAGATGGGTAAATGA
- a CDS encoding thiazole synthase — translation MNDVLVIAGIQFHSRLWVGTGKYRDFAETKKAIEISGTDVVTVSVRRVNIIDKSKENLLDYIDPTKYKILPNTAGCYTSKDAIRTALLAAEAGITKLVKLEVIGDAKTLFPDNEATLEAAKVLVKEGLIVLPYTSDDPIMAKKLVDIGCPAIMPLAAPIGSGLGIRNPYNIRIIMETVKVPIIVDAGVGTASDVALAMELGCDAVLLNTAIAGAQDPIAMAEAMKYGVLAGRLAYKAGRIPKKLYATASSPLEGVIGSS, via the coding sequence ATGAACGATGTGCTTGTCATAGCGGGAATCCAGTTTCACTCACGCCTCTGGGTTGGGACCGGGAAGTACAGGGATTTTGCGGAGACGAAGAAGGCGATCGAGATTTCCGGGACGGACGTGGTCACGGTCTCGGTCCGGCGCGTGAACATCATCGACAAGAGCAAGGAGAACCTGCTCGACTACATCGACCCGACAAAGTACAAGATCCTGCCGAACACGGCCGGTTGTTACACGTCCAAGGACGCGATCCGGACAGCGCTGCTCGCTGCCGAGGCGGGGATCACCAAGCTCGTCAAGCTCGAGGTGATCGGCGATGCGAAGACACTGTTCCCGGACAATGAGGCGACGCTCGAAGCGGCGAAGGTCCTGGTCAAGGAGGGGCTGATCGTGCTGCCCTATACCAGTGATGATCCGATCATGGCAAAGAAGCTCGTCGATATCGGCTGTCCGGCGATCATGCCGCTCGCCGCGCCGATCGGCTCCGGTCTCGGCATCAGGAACCCTTACAATATCCGGATCATCATGGAGACCGTGAAGGTTCCCATCATTGTCGACGCCGGCGTCGGAACGGCTTCGGACGTTGCGCTCGCCATGGAGCTGGGGTGCGACGCGGTGCTTCTGAACACGGCCATAGCCGGGGCCCAGGACCCGATTGCCATGGCTGAGGCCATGAAGTATGGCGTCCTCGCCGGCCGTCTCGCGTATAAAGCGGGACGAATACCGAAAAAGCTCTATGCCACGGCCAGCAGTCCGCTGGAAGGAGTGATCGGGAGCTCATGA
- the thiE gene encoding thiamine phosphate synthase — translation MKLDFKLYLITDRKQTKVPLPDAVRMALQGGVRAIQLREKDLPVRDLLDLSHELRKLTRQFGAKLFINDRVDVAVAVDADGIHLGHQSMPPEAVRKIVGRDRIIGVSTHNILEAKAAEAGGADFITFGPVFFTPSKASFGDAVGLEYLKSASNAVLIPIYGLGGLKSGNIKQVIAYGAYGVSMISAIFTADDIQKAAETAVGEAGRN, via the coding sequence ATGAAATTGGATTTTAAACTCTATCTCATTACCGACCGGAAACAGACGAAGGTTCCGCTGCCTGATGCGGTACGGATGGCGCTCCAGGGCGGCGTCAGGGCGATCCAACTCCGTGAGAAGGATCTTCCCGTACGCGACCTTCTTGACCTGTCCCATGAACTCCGGAAACTGACCCGGCAATTCGGTGCAAAGCTTTTCATCAATGACCGCGTTGATGTCGCCGTTGCGGTCGATGCAGACGGAATTCATCTCGGACATCAGAGTATGCCGCCCGAAGCGGTCAGAAAGATAGTGGGCAGGGACAGGATCATAGGGGTATCGACGCACAACATTCTGGAAGCAAAGGCAGCTGAAGCAGGAGGGGCGGATTTCATAACCTTTGGGCCTGTATTTTTTACTCCATCAAAAGCAAGCTTTGGAGATGCAGTGGGGTTGGAATATCTGAAAAGTGCTAGCAATGCAGTATTAATCCCTATATATGGGCTTGGTGGCTTAAAAAGTGGGAATATAAAACAAGTCATTGCTTACGGCGCCTATGGTGTTTCCATGATCTCGGCAATCTTTACTGCTGATGACATCCAGAAGGCTGCTGAAACAGCGGTGGGAGAAGCAGGCCGGAACTGA
- the thiC gene encoding phosphomethylpyrimidine synthase ThiC, with the protein MTQILEARKGNITPEMEAVARAEGVGIDHIIDGVARGTIVITRNKTHASISPLGIGKGLRTKINANIGTSKDRMSIEGELEKLKVAVVAGADAVMDLSTGGPIVGIRREILKHSTVSIGTVPIYQAAVETVEQGKPIVQMDPDLLFRVIEQQAEEGVDFVTVHCGVTTSSLERLKKQGRIMDVVSRGGAFHIEWIIYNGMENPLFTQYDRLIEIAKKYDVTLSLGDGMRPGCLADATDRAQIEELITLGELRDVAHEGGVQVMIEGPGHVPINQVETNMKIQKELCKGAPFYVLGPLVTDVAPGYDHITSAIGGAIAGAAGADFLCYVTPSEHLRLPDLDDVREGVIASRIAAHAADIAKGVKGAMDWDKEMARRRKALDWKGQIELSMNPERARKLRESSMPKESDVCTMCGEFCSMKGMSQYLKKEDRSRKAEVTKP; encoded by the coding sequence ATGACGCAGATTCTTGAAGCAAGGAAAGGCAATATCACACCCGAGATGGAAGCTGTGGCCCGGGCTGAAGGAGTCGGCATTGACCATATCATCGATGGAGTGGCCCGGGGCACGATCGTCATTACCAGAAACAAGACGCATGCGTCAATAAGCCCGCTCGGCATCGGAAAGGGACTTCGGACCAAGATCAACGCGAACATCGGGACCTCGAAGGACCGGATGTCTATTGAAGGCGAGCTCGAAAAGCTGAAAGTTGCCGTAGTCGCTGGCGCTGATGCGGTCATGGACCTGTCGACCGGCGGACCTATTGTCGGGATACGCAGGGAGATCCTGAAGCACTCCACTGTCTCCATCGGCACCGTGCCGATCTATCAGGCTGCGGTCGAGACCGTTGAACAGGGGAAACCGATAGTCCAGATGGACCCCGACCTCCTGTTCCGGGTGATCGAGCAGCAGGCAGAGGAAGGCGTGGATTTTGTGACCGTGCACTGCGGCGTCACCACCTCGAGCTTGGAGCGGCTCAAGAAACAGGGCAGGATCATGGACGTCGTCAGCCGGGGGGGCGCTTTCCACATAGAATGGATCATCTATAATGGGATGGAGAACCCGCTGTTCACGCAGTACGACCGGCTGATCGAGATTGCCAAGAAATATGACGTCACCCTTTCGCTCGGCGACGGCATGCGGCCGGGGTGTCTTGCCGATGCCACGGACCGTGCCCAGATCGAAGAGCTGATCACGCTGGGAGAACTGCGCGACGTCGCCCATGAAGGAGGGGTGCAGGTGATGATCGAAGGACCGGGCCACGTGCCGATCAACCAGGTCGAGACGAACATGAAGATCCAGAAGGAACTCTGCAAGGGAGCGCCGTTCTATGTGCTCGGGCCGCTCGTGACCGACGTGGCTCCCGGCTATGATCATATAACTTCCGCCATCGGCGGCGCCATTGCGGGGGCCGCCGGTGCCGACTTCCTCTGCTATGTAACGCCGTCCGAGCATCTTCGTTTGCCGGACCTTGATGACGTGCGCGAGGGAGTCATCGCCTCCCGCATCGCGGCCCACGCAGCCGATATCGCAAAAGGTGTAAAGGGCGCAATGGACTGGGACAAGGAAATGGCACGGCGTCGCAAGGCGCTTGACTGGAAAGGTCAGATCGAGCTGTCGATGAATCCCGAACGCGCGCGAAAATTGCGCGAATCGAGCATGCCGAAGGAATCGGACGTCTGCACCATGTGCGGCGAGTTCTGCTCCATGAAGGGCATGTCGCAGTACCTGAAGAAGGAAGACCGTAGCCGGAAAGCAGAAGTAACAAAACCATAG
- a CDS encoding M23 family metallopeptidase, translating to MNRFKEIFILTSLLCLPYIAHAQEKALQPEIILEPAKPGPGDLLVVTIKNAPGTPEGKFNNKKIYFNPSKDSFKAIVAIDYFTEPGKYDLEISSNGSTLKQVVEVIKKEYEVQQLTLPKHMVELSAKDEARAERDQQKMAAIWPNETGRSWTGDFVNPLEGEIITPFGVRRIINNIPKSPHTGVDVKGNKGDKIIAPNNAVVALVDNQFFAGKALVLNHGQGIYTMFFHLSKVLVKPGQEVKKGDVIALVGSTGRATGPHLHWGARVQGARIDPLELVHLKLE from the coding sequence ATGAACAGATTCAAAGAAATCTTCATTCTCACATCGTTACTGTGCCTGCCGTATATTGCTCATGCGCAGGAAAAAGCGCTCCAGCCCGAGATCATCCTTGAACCAGCGAAGCCCGGACCGGGAGATCTTTTGGTCGTTACCATCAAGAACGCACCAGGGACGCCGGAAGGTAAGTTTAACAACAAGAAGATCTACTTCAATCCTTCGAAAGATTCGTTCAAGGCAATAGTCGCCATCGATTACTTTACCGAACCCGGGAAGTACGATCTCGAAATTTCTTCGAATGGCTCTACTCTCAAACAGGTCGTGGAAGTCATCAAGAAGGAATATGAGGTCCAGCAGTTGACTCTCCCCAAACACATGGTGGAACTGTCTGCCAAAGACGAGGCGCGCGCTGAGCGGGACCAGCAAAAAATGGCGGCTATCTGGCCCAACGAAACCGGCCGTTCATGGACGGGAGACTTTGTCAATCCTCTTGAAGGCGAGATTATAACGCCTTTCGGCGTCCGGAGGATCATCAATAACATTCCGAAAAGCCCGCACACCGGCGTTGATGTCAAGGGAAATAAAGGAGATAAAATAATCGCACCGAATAACGCAGTAGTTGCCCTCGTCGACAACCAGTTCTTTGCCGGCAAGGCACTGGTGCTGAACCACGGCCAGGGCATTTACACCATGTTCTTCCACCTCTCCAAGGTCCTCGTCAAGCCGGGACAGGAAGTCAAGAAAGGTGATGTCATTGCGCTTGTCGGCTCCACGGGCCGCGCCACGGGACCGCACTTGCACTGGGGGGCGCGGGTGCAGGGCGCGCGTATAGACCCGCTGGAACTGGTACATCTGAAGTTGGAATGA
- the rph gene encoding ribonuclease PH, translating into MRVDGRKADELRKVKIIRNYIKSAEGSVLIEMGDTKVICTATVDNSVPPFLRGKGTGWVTAEYAMLPRSSYQRIQRERGKVGGRTHEIQRLIGRSLRSVVDMTALGERSVLIDCDVVQADGGTRTASITGAYVALADALRHIKRQGLIETTPLMDFLAAISVGIVGGTPMLDLCYAEDSGAEVDMNLVMTGKGKIVEVQGTAEGEPFSKSELAKLLALGEKGIKALVKKQKDLLR; encoded by the coding sequence ATGCGCGTTGACGGCAGGAAGGCGGACGAGCTCCGCAAAGTGAAGATAATACGAAACTATATTAAATCCGCCGAAGGCTCGGTGCTGATCGAGATGGGCGATACCAAGGTCATCTGCACGGCAACGGTTGATAATTCTGTTCCGCCCTTTCTTCGGGGCAAAGGAACAGGCTGGGTGACCGCCGAGTATGCCATGCTGCCGCGCTCGTCCTATCAGCGCATTCAGCGGGAACGGGGCAAGGTGGGCGGCCGCACGCACGAGATCCAGCGGCTCATCGGCAGATCGCTCCGTTCCGTCGTGGACATGACCGCGCTCGGAGAACGGTCGGTGCTGATCGACTGCGACGTGGTCCAGGCGGACGGAGGAACGCGGACGGCATCCATCACGGGGGCCTATGTTGCGTTGGCGGATGCTCTCCGTCATATCAAGAGACAGGGACTCATCGAAACGACCCCGCTCATGGACTTTCTCGCCGCGATCAGCGTCGGGATCGTGGGCGGAACGCCCATGCTCGACCTGTGCTACGCCGAGGACTCCGGGGCTGAAGTGGACATGAACCTCGTGATGACGGGCAAGGGCAAGATCGTGGAAGTGCAAGGAACAGCGGAAGGCGAGCCGTTCTCGAAAAGCGAACTGGCCAAGCTCCTCGCCCTCGGAGAGAAAGGCATCAAGGCACTGGTGAAGAAGCAGAAAGACCTGCTCAGATGA
- the thiD gene encoding bifunctional hydroxymethylpyrimidine kinase/phosphomethylpyrimidine kinase, translating into MRKVLSIAGSDPSSGAGIQADLKTFQALGVFGMALPAALTTQNSRGVFGVKGITPGMLSKQLDALLSDILPDAVKTGMLLTKRNVETVATTINKYSIKSLVVDPVLKSSSGRPLLQPGALKSLAGKLFPLAMIVTPNIPEAEVLAGISITSEGDMDHAAGKIMDLGPKYVLIKGGHRIGPAADTLYGGRSVLSFSTPRRRGQFHGTGCVLSSAIAVFIAKGLPVEKAVEKSKQFVDKMLTTAEPPGKSNIKYFQF; encoded by the coding sequence ATGCGAAAAGTCCTCTCCATAGCAGGCTCCGATCCGTCCTCCGGTGCGGGCATCCAGGCTGACCTGAAAACGTTCCAAGCCCTTGGCGTCTTCGGTATGGCCCTGCCTGCTGCGCTCACGACCCAGAACAGCCGCGGTGTTTTCGGCGTTAAAGGCATTACTCCCGGCATGCTGTCAAAACAGCTTGACGCCCTCCTTTCCGACATCTTGCCAGATGCAGTTAAGACCGGCATGCTCTTGACGAAACGGAATGTGGAGACCGTTGCCACGACCATCAATAAATACTCGATCAAGAGCCTTGTTGTCGATCCTGTGCTGAAATCGAGCTCGGGCAGACCCTTGCTTCAGCCTGGAGCTCTTAAATCACTCGCCGGAAAGTTGTTTCCTCTTGCGATGATCGTTACTCCGAATATTCCCGAGGCGGAGGTTCTGGCCGGAATTTCGATAACATCGGAAGGGGACATGGATCATGCTGCGGGCAAGATCATGGACCTCGGCCCGAAATATGTCCTGATCAAAGGCGGCCACCGAATCGGTCCGGCAGCGGACACTCTCTATGGAGGCAGAAGCGTGCTCAGCTTTTCCACACCCCGAAGAAGAGGCCAGTTTCACGGCACAGGGTGCGTTCTTTCCTCGGCAATTGCCGTGTTCATAGCAAAGGGATTGCCTGTGGAAAAGGCTGTGGAAAAGTCAAAACAGTTTGTGGATAAGATGTTGACAACCGCGGAGCCGCCGGGAAAGAGCAATATAAAATACTTTCAGTTCTAA